The DNA window GCCATGATCCTGCCGGGGGTCCGCAGGGCTGGTGCCTCAGCCAAATCCAAGAACAAGAAGGTGGAGCTGAGCTCTGCTGACTGTGTGTCCGTGTTCCTGGAACTCGCCGAGGCCCTCTGGCTCAACGGAGAACAGGTAAGGGAACATGGAGAGAACAAGCTCAGCAACAGAGAGTATTATTCAATATATCTTGAGATATGCCCATCTTTCTAGGAACCGTGTACTTTCCAGGAACTCATGAAATGCAGATCCTCCATATTTTATTGTACTTACATTCCCGGTAGTGTTTGTCCATTCTCTTCTGTCTCAGTCATGTCGTTGCCCAGTGTTGAACAGTGAAGTCTGATTCATGAATGTGGGTTTGACGTTTCAGCACGAAGCCGCCAAAGTGATGCAAGACGCCATCAACGAGTTCTCGGGCACTCCTGAGGAGCTGCGTGTCACCATCGCCAATGCTGACCTGGCTCTGCTGCGTGGCGACACCGAGCTTGCGCTGAGCATGCTCAGAAACATCACCCCTGAGCAGCCCTACTATATACAGGCCAAGGAGAAGATGGCCAACATATATCTGAATCACAGGAAAGAGAAGCGCCTTTATGCCAGTTGTTACAGGTGAGGAACAACACGGCATTATAAAAAAGGCTATAGTCTGACCGTTAGGCACACAAGCTGTTCACTAATGGTGTTTGACATGTAGCTTAGGGTAACAAATAGTTTATTATTTCTTGAAACCACGTCTCTTATTCAGTGTACTAACCACATCCCCCATTGCTGTGTCAGCCCACCCACCCATGCCATAGCAGCAGTCAGTCCATAACAGTATGCAGGCCACAAGTTCACAGCAAATCAAGTGTAAATGTTCAACTTTATCCACTCATGCAGCAAGGCTGTAATGTGCAAAGCTGCCTGCAGTGTTTAAAAGTGAGCCGAAGGCCCATCACCTCATCTCTGATACTATACTTGTGTTGACAGAATTTTCCACACAGAGACACCGCTGGGAAGCCATTAAGGATGAGTGAacctcagagcagagcagacccATGTCTGTATAATGTGATTGAATCTTATTCTAGATATTCTATGTGATATTTTTCCTGTCTTTCCTCAGAGAATTAGTAGAGAAGCTGCCCAGTCCTCATACATATCTTTTACTTGGGGATGCTTATGTGAATATCCAAGAGGTAGGTATGAAATTGAATATCCATTAATCTCGTTGTTGCCCAAAACGAGGCAATGCAAGGCTTGCAGGGTTTTGGGGTCTTTTACAGTAGTGTGTTCATAGGAAGTAGTATTATGCAGTGTTTTATTAATTCATGCATATATTTATAAAGAGTAAACATCTGTKCATTGTGCTTATATCTTCCTTCATGACTCCCTCACTGTGGAATGTTGAATCATCACAGTTAATGTTCGGTACAGCTAAATGTCACTAAGTCAAGTCCGTTTATCCACAGCCAGAGAAGGCCATTGAGATCTACGAACAGGCTCTGAAGAAAAACCCCAAAGATGGAGCTCTGGCCAGCAAGATTGGGAAAGCTCTCGTCAAGACTCACAATTACGTCAAGGTCTGTATACTAACTGGGGAGCTACACTGAGGCATCGGGAAAACAGTAGCTGCTACACTGGATGTGTACATTTTTGCCGCGCAAGCACGtcaaattattacaaataaaaccaGAGCGTAATTTTACGCTAAGTAATGCAATCCTTTCACAGCTGTGCTCCTTATGCCCAGGTTTCTTTGAAATAAATTGGAgtgtcttacatgctgaccacaccgcccaCATCgcgtgcgttgcaaaataaatgtacacatacatgttctTCAATCATTggacccacactgctcgcacgcgtctgcgtagccaggtgctaaaatagaatttggttctatttgtgatgcttgatgcgctgcaagtcccgcctctcccatctcctcatttgttCTTAGGACCATATACCCACgttggtgattgaaagatgaactgagatccacactccagtccagttggtggtggtaatgcatcTTAAWgttggttgccaaccgccatataaagtccaaagaagaagaagcctgaaggaggagagattactagaaacgaaCTCAGTTTACCATTTCTTcagtggattaattgtcagagtagaggaccttgtgcatttcaggtaaaataacaacgcaatgtttatatcccaggacaaattagctagcaacagcaagctagctagctacatttccatAAATGTTKaatgcttttcgacctgtccccaaattaatatactTGGTTccgagttcgttttgatatttcaacctacgTGTCCTGATCACGTCTAGTGTGGGTGGAAAAAAATCTACAYGAGCGCGATGGCGCACGCACTGCAAAAGTTACGTATCCAGTGTAGCAGGCCTGTAAGAAAAWATTCATTCAAAGATCAATCTATAGTAGTCAATAGCTGTATGATTCACCACTGTTATTCACAGGCAATCAATTACTATGAAGCTGCTCTGAAGACTGAGCAGCAGAACTTCCTGCGATATGACCTGGCTGAACTGCTTATGAAGATGAGACAGTACGAGAGGTGTGAGAAAGTTTTGCAAGAGGCTCTCGCCCATGAACCAGGTAAGCTGGACATCATTGCTACAGTTTTGAACATTTTGTATGTTAAATTCTATGTTTTGTTGCTGTTCATAAATTACAATGATAATACATAGTTACTTATATAGCGCTTTTCCGACTTCTCACTCGTCACCttgtgttgttttgtctagtaAATGAGCTGCCGTTGCTGACCGATGATTGTCGCTATCTGGTCCTGTTGGCCAAGATCCAAGGCAAGGTTGACAAAAACGAGGATGCTTTACTTTCCTTGCAACGAGTAAGTATTCTGATATTGTAAAAGCCATTATGCTAAGCAATGAGAGAAACTGAAATAACTGAAATATATTATTATGATCATTTCTAAGATTGAAAATCTGTCTCCTCTAAAATACATGCATAATTCACAACATTGCTATTTCTTAGCTATGCTCTGAGCCCAGACTTGTGTTTTCTTTTAGGCCCGGGATGTGCAGGCCAAGGTGTTGAAGCGGGTGCAGTTGGAGCAGCCAGACGCTGTCTCCATGCAGAAGCAGCTCGCTGCAGAGATCTGTGGCGAGATCGCTAAACACTACACGAGTCTTAGAGGCTATGAGAGAGCAGTGAAATTCTACAAAGAAGCTCTTGTCTATTGTGAGAGTGATGGCAAGGTCGGTGCAGCTGAATCAAGCCTTCAGTGTGTGCTCCCTGCAGCTGTATTTGTGAATCCCCAGCATCCCTTTCTTTCTATGCAGTTTTTGTATTTGMTCATTTGCATATTACAGTAGTTTATCATGTTAATAATCAATAAATGTTTATAATtacattcaaataaattattatgaatgtgtaaatgtatgtttaATGCCAGCAGGGCATACTGCAACAATTGCTCATAGGAAATGGTATTATAGTTATGATGCTAGAACGTAATTGGTTAAAAAAGTTTAATTCAATTGAATGCTTTCATTGTTACCAGGTGATGCTGGAGCTGGCGCGGTTGTACCTCACTCTAGATGATGTGGATGGCTGCCAACAGCAATGCAGTGTCCTTCTGAAGAGTGACCAGGTCAATGAAGATGCAACACTGGTTAGTTCTATTTATATGCCATTTCTGTCAAGTCCCAAAGGAAAATCCTATTGTAAAACTTGATTGTTTTCCGAACTTCTCTGTTTCCTCGTAGATGATGGCTGACCTGATGTTCAGGAAGCAGGACTATGAGCAAGCCGTTTTCCACTTTCAGCAGCTACTGGAGCGCAAACCAGGTGTGACAGGTCTCTGTTTCTCTTAGGTCTGAATACACAACTTCCCCCCTGAAATAGaatttaaattgagatttgtaaAGCTTGAAAAGGAAGCGTAAGAACCTCAATGTAAATATGCACTGCTGATTTGACCTCCCCTGGAAGGGAAGTAATGTCTTTCCCATATGTTCCTGCCAGACAACTACCCAACACTATCACGTCTAATCGacctgctgaggagagctgggaaGTTAGAGGAAGTTCCCAGGTTTCTGGAGATGGCTGAAAAACATTCCTCCAGGGCAAAGTTTGACCCTGGGTTTAACTACTGCAAAGGACTTTATCTGTGGTAAGTGCATTAGTCAAAAGTATCTTTAGCTAGATTGATTATGGTGTCTTTTTWAAAATAATTAAGTTGTATTTGTTGCCCAGGTACACAGGTGAACCCAATGATGGGTTGCGACACTTCAACAAGGCACGGAAAGACAACGACTGGGGGCAGAATGCTGTGTACAACATGATTGAGATCTGTCTTAACCCAGACAATGACACCATGGGAGGAGAAGTCTTTGAGAACCTAGATGGTGACATGGGGTGTGTTACATGTGCAgtaatttgttatttttgtcatttttattaggatccccattagctaacgcTGTAACGCTAGCTAATCTTACTGGGCTCCAACACCAATTAAGAAGACATTATAAATAACCACAAatcaagacttcacaaacattaaacaagtagacaatacagacaaaatatctgacaggaaacacatttaacattcagttgatgctttctatttcctgtccagtcatatggtctatcgcaTTTCACCTTTCTTGGAGGTGGATTTACTTTTTGCGTGAGGAACATGGAGTTCCATTCAGCTATGTATTTCAATGAACAGCTGAATATtagctgtggagatgtttttttaATGCTTACAgtgactatacactgagtgtacaaaacattaggaacacctgctatttccatgacatagactgaccaggggaatgctgtgatcccttattgatgtctcttgttaaatccacttcaatcagtgtagatgaacagTTTCCtgcatgtatcaagaatggtccaccacccaaaggacatccagccaactgtgggaagcattggagtcaacatgagccagcatccctgtggaactgtttcgacaccttatagagtccataccccgacgaattgaggctgttctgagggcaaagaggGGGggaagggtgcaactcaatattaggaaggtgttcttaatgtgttgtacactcagtgtatatcttagCTAAAACACAAATTCTTATGTCCATGTTATACTTGCTCATTTATCTGGCTGTCATTGATGTAAATGCACTTCCTTTTCCATTTTCATCTATGCTCAGGAACTCTACTGAGAAGCAGGAGTCAGAGCAGCTCGCCGTGAGGACAGCAGAGAAGCTCCTGAATGAGTTAAAGCCCCAGACAGCCGGTGGACACGTCCAACTACGGATCCTAGAGAACTACTGCTTTCTGGCCACCAAGCAGAAAGCCAACGTCGAGAAAGCCCTGAATGTTTTCACAGAGATTGCAAACAATGAGGTAAATCAACTCTAGATGGTGTACAtaagtgttcacacacacacccttagcaAATCTAACAGCACTACACGGGTGAATTATCTTAGGCTTTCTCTTTGCTTTACACTTTCTTGATGCTGACTTTGGAGGTTTCCTTAACAGCTTATTTATTGAGTAACTTACTATGTCTTTAACATAGTAAGATAACTTGTGTAAGATAATATCCTGTTGCGCAAATTGAATCCTCCTTGCTGACAAGGAAGCCTTTGTTTGCATTTTTGGATACTCTTGTCTACTTCATAGAAATAGAGGGAAATGTTAGACCTGATTCGCTGTAAAATGACACCGAACTAACCAGAGCTCTCTGTTTTAACTTAGAAGGACCATGTGCCTGCACTGCTAGCCATGGCGACAGCCTACATGATTCTCAAACAAACCCCTCGAGCCAGGAACCAGCTCAAACGCGTAGCTAAGATGAACTGGAGCATTGTTGACGCTGACGAGTTTGAGAAGAGCTGGCTGCTTCTGGCCGACATCTACATCCAGTCAGGGAAATATGACATGGCCGGGGACCTCTTGAAGAGATGCCTTCGCCATAATAAGGTCAATGCATACccttgatcaaaaatgtatccgAATGAGTTTGAGTCACTCACGGTAACAGTCATTGTTAATTTTCACAGTCCTGCTGTAAAGCTTATGAATACATGGGCTACATTATGGAGAAGGAGCAGGCATTCCGGGATGCAGCGCTGAACTATGAAATGGCTTGGAAATATGGAAACCAAACGAACCCCACGATAGGTATGTTTAAGGACATCTTGTACATGCTGCCATTAGATWWaaaaaaaaaaatgtaaatatacaacAGTCCATGAATAGTAGTATGTGTTTGTCCCAGGATACAAGCTTGCATTCAACTACCTGAAAGCAAAGAGGCATGTTGATGCCATAGATGTCTGTCATAAGGTAAGTTGAAATCGTAGCTTCACATGTTATTTTTGTTGAATTGTGATTTTTGTTTACGTGTTGTCATTGAATAATATCATATGCATAAACTAAATATTCATGTTTTGTTTAGGTTTTGGATGCTCATCCCAATTATCCAAAGATGAGGAAGGACATCTTGGACAAAGCTCGGGCAGCTTTGCGGTCTTAACATAAATGTTTTAGCGAGAGAGAGTGCAGTGTGTGGGTGTATTATTGCTAAATCTTTTTTGATGTGTTTTGTTATCAAGCATTATTACTTAGGTAAGTATTTGGATGTAATTATAAATGGAATTTTGGAGGGATGAGAGACAGTGCTTTTTATAAACGTGattacaatacaaaacacattgtTGTAGAGTTATTGTGTTTTTCttacaatgcaatgaaaacagTGACTCTGTTTCAACACTCTAAAGAAAGACGTATTGCTTTGCAATAAATGTCACAGAGTTCAATCTTAATCTTAAATAAATCTTAATTGTACACCTTATTAACATGTCATTATATACGAGAGCAGACATGGTGATGTCCCAAATgttcctggtctaaagtagttcactacatagggaatagggtgccatttgggacactgatTTCGAGGTTAAGAATGAATATGAACATCCAACTCAGTGCCACATAGACTCGATCTAGATATGGTATCGTCCACACCgtttttatttataaatatacatacatgGTTGTTACTTTTTAATGAAGGGAAATGCCACTCTGGGAGTTGCCAACTTGACAGCACCCTCCCATAAGGAGGTTGTGGCTACTATTAAATGTTGACATCAAGTCACACACCCGATTGTCTTGTAGCAGTCCATAATTTGacattcaaatgtatttctttcCAAAAGTATTTGCACTGTTATCTATTTAGTTTAGGTTATAAAAACGGCAAGTAGCCTACATTATGCCAATTACCAGTGTAAGGACATAATATTGAAACGTTCACACACTAATTGAAATTGTATGCATTGACTATGTTTAGTAAAGCATTGATATTAAGAATCTAGAATGAATATWttttttttaaatccctcatcaatctacacatcccataatgaaaaagcaaaaacaggtttttagaaatatttgaaaatgtattgaaaataaaaacaaatatcttatttacatatatatattcagcccctttgctctgagacttgaaattgagcttgggtgcatcctgtttccattgatcatccttgagatgtttctacaacttgattggagtccacctgtggtaaatgcaattgatgggacatgatttggaaagtcacacctttctatataaggtcccacagttgacagtgcatgtcagagcaaaaaccaatccacgaggtcgaaggaattgtccatagagatcagagacaggattgtgtcgaggcacagatctggggaagggtacaaaaacatttctgcagcattgaaggtctccaagaacacagtggcctctcatttttaaatggaagaagtttggaaccaccaagactcttcctagagctggccgcctggccaaactgagcaatcggggtagaaggacCTTCGTCGGgaattgaccaagaacccgatggtcactctgacagagctccagagttcctctgtggagatgggagaaccttccagaaggacaaccatctctgcagcactccaacaatcaggcctttatggtagagtggccagacggaagccacacctcagtaaaaggcacatgacagcccgcttggagtttgccaaaaggcacctaaagcactctcagaccatgagaaaccagattctctggtctgatgaaaccaagattgaactctttggcctgaatgccatgtgtcccatctggaggaaacctggcacaatccctacggtgaagcatggtggtggcagcatcatgctgtgtggatgtatttcagcagcagggactgggagactagtcaggatcaagggaaagatgaacagagcaaagtacagagagatccttgatgaaaacctgctcaggatctcagactgggacaacggttcaccttccaacaggacaacgaccctaagcacacagccaagacaatgcaggagtggcttcgggacaagtctctgaatgtccttgagtggcccagccagagcctggacttgaactggattgaatatctctggagagacctgaaaatagctgtgcagcaacgctccccatccaacctgacagagtttgagaggatttgtagagaagaatgggagaagtgTCATAGCCAAGacaactcgaggctgtaatcgctgccaaaggtgcttccaacaaagtactgatgcACACACAGTACCcgatgtcaaagcaaaaacaggtttcgaattttttgcaaatgtattaaaaataaaaaacggaaatatcaaatttcaatatgtattcagaccctctgaATACATATTGAAATTTGAtatttcatttacattacatttaagtcatttagcagacgctcttatccagagcgacttacaaattggtgcattcaccttatgatatccagtggaacaaccactttacaatagtgcatctaactcttttaaggggggggggggggggttagaaggattactttatcctatcctaggtattccttaaagaggtggggtttcaggtgtctccggaaggtggtgattgactccgctgacctggcgtcgtgagggagtttgttccaccattggggtgccagagcagcgaacagttttgactgggctgagcgggaactgtacttcctcagaggtagggaggcgagcaggccagaggtggatgaacgcagtgcccttgtttgggtgtagggcctgatcagagcctgaaggtacggaggtgcSgttcccctcacagctccgtaggcaagcaccatggtcttgtagcggatgcgagcttcaactggaagccatatttccgttttttattttttattttttccgttttttattttattaacatattttatcaattttagaatatggctgtaacgtaacaaaatgtggaaaaagtcaaagggtctgaatacttaacgaaTGCACTGAGACTCGCCTATTATTCGCATAAGCTATTCGCCTATTTCAAACATAATATATAATAGAGACGGACTACTCCTGCATATGAAAAAGTCACTTCCACAACTCGGTGAGATTGTGATCTGTAGGCTAAGTACCAAGAAGGACAGGAGAACGGTCACGGTAAACTGTGTCCCTCGTTGAACCTACTTGACAAGACTCCTACTGCGCACCGGAGTATTCCTCCTCCGAATGTCTACCGTGTCCACGTCTTATCTTTACCACCTCAAGCATCGAACACTTTACGAATACCATCTGCCAGGGGTGACTTGGCAAACAGGAATATGTTGGGATATGTCTCAGAGGGTCCAACATGTTTGGTGAGTGGCAGATGTTTAGTCATTCCTTttcttaagccttgagataaaATATGCAAGGTTGGACTTTGATTCTAGTGTAAACCGTAACATTAGACGTATTTGCCTGTCGTGTAATGCTCTTTACCATCTGAGGAGTTCTATAGCTTTCTTACGCGATCCTACTGTATGATACTTTGTAACAGATGCGCTTGAGCGCCTTTGCTTGAATATTTGGCAATTCTGATAAACAGTTTGAGTTCTAATTGTATTATGCCTACTATAATTAAACACTTGTACATAATCCAACATAGCTCATGCCCGATGTTGAtctgttaaacaaaccaaaaaattGTCCTAACTTATTTTTGCAGTGTAGGCTATAGGCTAACCCGTATTCTGTAAGCGACCCATTATTCTTCTAGCCTGATTGGATGCAGGGAGGTATAAGATACGCTCCTCCGATATTTGTAACCCAGCAACAGTCTCAATGAATGACTTGCTGAACAAATCCATGATTGTAAGAATTGATACCATTATTAGATCAGGCATATCCCGCGGTGTAGACTATTTCCAAAATTGCATGAGACAAAGTTACTCTGCAAGATGAcactttttacatttatttaaccaaaCTGGGCACAGCGAGTTATAGCTTTGTAGCTGAAGTAAATCAAAGTGACTTTTGCAACTGACACAAATAGACTCATACTTCATGCGCCAAATGACAAATTGTTAATTTTTAAGCCACTGTTTTGCAATGTTTCACTAATGTAACAAATGGCATGACTTTAGGGCTTTGACAAAGGGAGATCCGCTCTACGCACGCGTGCCAAATATAAGGGTCCCACCCTCTACCTGAAAGGAGCGCACCTGAATCCAACGAGACGGAAGTAGTTTGCAAAGATTGAGAAACGCTGCACAACTGTATTCTTTTTGGGCAACAATTACTCTGGAATTTCACGTTATTTCGAAGATGATTTTCATTTAGCGATATGCTCGACATAACTTGATGGACTTTTAAATCAATAATTTGGAGGCC is part of the Salvelinus sp. IW2-2015 linkage group LG36, ASM291031v2, whole genome shotgun sequence genome and encodes:
- the ttc21b gene encoding tetratricopeptide repeat protein 21B, with product MAEMEDEESMLALINYYCHEKYFNHVLNAAAVAQRKFSNDPIFSFFHAYSTLMQDQIQEAIHEFETIKDRRDMSLCTFMALVFAEKKRPNPDRDVIQELDAKVKEDRKSATPKGLYYAGMFLWLLGRNDKAREYIERMIKVSNGSREGIILKGWIDLTSGKDAYAKKAGKYFDEGLKEKADVFALMGKAHYYEYRHNYSGALETVNQVIVSFPGFLPAFIKKMKLLLTLQDWEQTVDAAQRLLQRDKNNLEALRMLALHSLCREGDITESLNLLSSLVSNLDAQEPHSPELFYRMSLAFTRVCGRNEKVIQQTHIMVDRAFSQAQGDSDLATELGYQFVLQGRIKEAMKWYKTAMTLDETSVSALTGIIRCQLIEGNLEDAEQQLEFLTEIQQSIGKSGELLYLRAMLAVKKRRSQDEVTNLLNDAVDTHFSTLQGLPLGVDYFEKLNPDFLLEIVKEYIALCPAKPPAQGQPPAPQLQHCASVLDTVVKIVPGLLQGVFLLAKVRFQSGDIDSAQSSLQHCLDQCPSHAEAHLLMAQIHLLQGNYKLSSQSLELCLSHNFAVREHPVYHLIKAQAQKKMGELQEAIQTLQMAMILPGVRRAGASAKSKNKKVELSSADCVSVFLELAEALWLNGEQHEAAKVMQDAINEFSGTPEELRVTIANADLALLRGDTELALSMLRNITPEQPYYIQAKEKMANIYLNHRKEKRLYASCYRELVEKLPSPHTYLLLGDAYVNIQEPEKAIEIYEQALKKNPKDGALASKIGKALVKTHNYVKAINYYEAALKTEQQNFLRYDLAELLMKMRQYERCEKVLQEALAHEPVNELPLLTDDCRYLVLLAKIQGKVDKNEDALLSLQRARDVQAKVLKRVQLEQPDAVSMQKQLAAEICGEIAKHYTSLRGYERAVKFYKEALVYCESDGKVMLELARLYLTLDDVDGCQQQCSVLLKSDQVNEDATLMMADLMFRKQDYEQAVFHFQQLLERKPDNYPTLSRLIDLLRRAGKLEEVPRFLEMAEKHSSRAKFDPGFNYCKGLYLWYTGEPNDGLRHFNKARKDNDWGQNAVYNMIEICLNPDNDTMGGEVFENLDGDMGNSTEKQESEQLAVRTAEKLLNELKPQTAGGHVQLRILENYCFLATKQKANVEKALNVFTEIANNEKDHVPALLAMATAYMILKQTPRARNQLKRVAKMNWSIVDADEFEKSWLLLADIYIQSGKYDMAGDLLKRCLRHNKSCCKAYEYMGYIMEKEQAFRDAALNYEMAWKYGNQTNPTIGYKLAFNYLKAKRHVDAIDVCHKVLDAHPNYPKMRKDILDKARAALRS